Proteins from a genomic interval of Arachis hypogaea cultivar Tifrunner chromosome 10, arahy.Tifrunner.gnm2.J5K5, whole genome shotgun sequence:
- the LOC112714645 gene encoding 3',5'-bisphosphate nucleotidase AHL isoform X1 encodes MSLYCSSLGTIIPRILGQARKRYHDVFSAFTLTYVVGGVGSTSTSTLTSLHYKAQPHNYIGCVSKFDHTCSFPVMEEENQSNNLGLLYEQEEQLKEYSKELDVAVRAVQMACSLCQTVQDTLISRTNHQVHSKDDNSPVTVADWSVQAIVSWILSECLGSENISIVAEEDVQTLSKANASELLEAVVETVNECLSKASQFGVQKPKSALGTSEVLEIISRCNSRGGANGRFWVLDPVDGTLGFVRGDQYAVALALIEDGEVVLGVLGCPNYPMRKEWLSYQHRYHRIISKLTPPNSETWNKGCVLYAKKGSGKAWMQPLLHGNNKFLWPNNAKQVCVSSIDNPALATFCEPVEKANSSHSFTAGLAHSVGLRKQPLRVYSMVKYAAIARGDAEVFMKFARSGYKEKIWDHAAGVIIIQEAGGMVTDAGGRPLDFSKGIYLEGLDRGIVACSGTTLHGKIIEAVDASWGSSSL; translated from the exons ATGTCTTTATATTGTTCAAGCTTGGGTACCATTATCCCACGTATCTTGGGACAAGCAAGGAAGAGATACCATGATGTTTTTTCTGCTTTCACACTCACCTATGTTGTTGGAGGAGTAGGTtctacttctacttctaccttaACTTCACTTCACTATAAAGCACAACCCCATAATTACATTGGCTGTGTCTCAAAATTCGACCATACTTGTTCTTTTCCTGTCATGGAGGAGGAGAATCAGAGTAACAACTTGGGATTATTGTatgaacaagaagaacaactgaAGGAATATTCCAAGGAACTTGATGTTGCTGTGAGAGCAGTGCAGATGGCATGTTCACTCTGTCAGACAGTTCAAGACACTTTGATTTCTAGAACCAACCATCAGGTCCACTCCAAAGATGATAATTCTCCTGTTACTGTTGCAG ATTGGAGTGTGCAAGCAATTGTCAGCTGGATATTGTCGGAGTGTTTGGGGAGCGAAAATATCTCAATTGTAGCCGAAGAGGACGTTCAAACTCTGTCCAAGGCTAATGCATCAGAGCTGTTAGAAGCTGTGGTTGAAACTGTGAATGAATGTCTAAGCAAAGCATCCCAATTTGGAGTTCAAAAGCCAAAGTCAGCTCTTGGCACTTCAGAAGTTCTAGAAATAATTAGTCGCTGCAACTCGAGAGGCGGTGCTAATGGAAGATTTTGGGTGCTTGATCCTGTTGATGGCACATTGGGGTTTGTAAGAGGAGATCAGTATGCTGTAGCTCTAGCACTGATAGAAGATGGAGAGGTTGTTCTTGGAGTTCTTGGTTGTCCAAACTATCCAATGAGAAAGGAGTGGTTAAGCTATCAGCACCGTTATCATAGGATCATATCTAAGTTGACTCCTCCAAATTCTGAAACTTGGAACAAAGGTTGTGTGCTGTATGCAAAAAAAGGTAGTGGCAAGGCATGGATGCAACCTCTGCTTCATGGCAATAATAAGTTCTTGTGGCCAAACAATGCAAAACAAGTTTGTGTGTCTTCCATTGACAATCCAGCACTGGCTACATTTTGTGAACCGGTTGAGAAGGCCAATTCAAGCCACTCTTTCACTGCAGGACTAGCTCATAGTGTTGGTCTAAG GAAACAGCCATTGAGAGTGTACAGCATGGTGAAATATGCAGCAATAGCGCGTGGAGATGCTGAAGTATTCATGAAGTTTGCAAGGAGTGGTTACAAGGAGAAGATATGGGACCATGCTGCAGGTGTTATCATCATACAGGAGGCGGGTGGCATGGTGACTGATGCCGGCGGACGGCCGCTAGATTTCTCGAAAGGTATATATTTAGAAGGGCTTGATCGTGGTATAGTTGCTTGTTCTGGAACCACACTCCATGGAAAGATCATTGAAGCTGTTGATGCTAGCTGGGGCTCTTCTAGCCTTTGA
- the LOC112714645 gene encoding 3',5'-bisphosphate nucleotidase AHL isoform X2 yields the protein MITYLAWKVTIKFWRLHGIPRVHVSNGGEINKLLSYSFDWSVQAIVSWILSECLGSENISIVAEEDVQTLSKANASELLEAVVETVNECLSKASQFGVQKPKSALGTSEVLEIISRCNSRGGANGRFWVLDPVDGTLGFVRGDQYAVALALIEDGEVVLGVLGCPNYPMRKEWLSYQHRYHRIISKLTPPNSETWNKGCVLYAKKGSGKAWMQPLLHGNNKFLWPNNAKQVCVSSIDNPALATFCEPVEKANSSHSFTAGLAHSVGLRKQPLRVYSMVKYAAIARGDAEVFMKFARSGYKEKIWDHAAGVIIIQEAGGMVTDAGGRPLDFSKGIYLEGLDRGIVACSGTTLHGKIIEAVDASWGSSSL from the exons ATGATAACATACTTAGCATGGAAGGTGACAATTAAATTTTGGAGGCTTCATGGAATTCCAAGAGTACACGTTTCTAATGGAGGGGAAATAAACAAGCTGCTTTCATACTCTTTTG ATTGGAGTGTGCAAGCAATTGTCAGCTGGATATTGTCGGAGTGTTTGGGGAGCGAAAATATCTCAATTGTAGCCGAAGAGGACGTTCAAACTCTGTCCAAGGCTAATGCATCAGAGCTGTTAGAAGCTGTGGTTGAAACTGTGAATGAATGTCTAAGCAAAGCATCCCAATTTGGAGTTCAAAAGCCAAAGTCAGCTCTTGGCACTTCAGAAGTTCTAGAAATAATTAGTCGCTGCAACTCGAGAGGCGGTGCTAATGGAAGATTTTGGGTGCTTGATCCTGTTGATGGCACATTGGGGTTTGTAAGAGGAGATCAGTATGCTGTAGCTCTAGCACTGATAGAAGATGGAGAGGTTGTTCTTGGAGTTCTTGGTTGTCCAAACTATCCAATGAGAAAGGAGTGGTTAAGCTATCAGCACCGTTATCATAGGATCATATCTAAGTTGACTCCTCCAAATTCTGAAACTTGGAACAAAGGTTGTGTGCTGTATGCAAAAAAAGGTAGTGGCAAGGCATGGATGCAACCTCTGCTTCATGGCAATAATAAGTTCTTGTGGCCAAACAATGCAAAACAAGTTTGTGTGTCTTCCATTGACAATCCAGCACTGGCTACATTTTGTGAACCGGTTGAGAAGGCCAATTCAAGCCACTCTTTCACTGCAGGACTAGCTCATAGTGTTGGTCTAAG GAAACAGCCATTGAGAGTGTACAGCATGGTGAAATATGCAGCAATAGCGCGTGGAGATGCTGAAGTATTCATGAAGTTTGCAAGGAGTGGTTACAAGGAGAAGATATGGGACCATGCTGCAGGTGTTATCATCATACAGGAGGCGGGTGGCATGGTGACTGATGCCGGCGGACGGCCGCTAGATTTCTCGAAAGGTATATATTTAGAAGGGCTTGATCGTGGTATAGTTGCTTGTTCTGGAACCACACTCCATGGAAAGATCATTGAAGCTGTTGATGCTAGCTGGGGCTCTTCTAGCCTTTGA
- the LOC112714646 gene encoding lysine histidine transporter-like 8: protein MDERPETELISIPATPRVSTPEILTPSGQRSPRPASKEAKSSNAWTPTSFISPRFLSPIGTPMKRVLINMKGYLEEVGHLTKLNPQDAWLPITESRNGNAHYAAFHNLNAGVGFQALVLPVAFAYLGWSWGILSLTIAYCWQLYTLWLLVQLHEAVPGKRYNRYVELAQAAFGERLGVWLALFPTVYLSAGTATALILIGGETMKLFFQIVCGPTCTSNPLTTVEWYLVFTSLSIVLSQLPNLNSIAGLSLIGAVTAITYSTMVWVLSVSQQRPPSISYEPLSSPSSSASLFLALNALGIVAFSFRGHNLALEIQATMPSTFKHPARVPMWKGAKVAYFFIALCLFPIAIGGFWAYGNQMPSGGILTALYGFHSHDISRGLLALTFLLVVFNCLSSFQIYSMPAFDSFEAGYTSRTNRPCSIWVRSGFRVFYGFVSFFIGVALPFLSSLAGLLGGLTLPVTFAYPCFMWVLIKQPTKYSFNWYFNWILGWLGVGFSLAFSIGGIWSMVNDGLKLKFFKPS, encoded by the exons ATGGACGAGAGACCGGAGACAGAACTGATATCCATACCGGCGACGCCAAGGGTGTCAACGCCGGAGATACTGACGCCGTCCGGGCAGAGGTCACCAAGACCAGCTTCAAAGGAAGCAAAATCATCAAATGCATGGACACCAACCTCCTTCATATCACCAAGGTTTCTGAGTCCAATAGGGACCCCAATGAAGAGAGTGCTCATAAACATGAAGGGCTACTTGGAGGAGGTTGGCCATCTCACTAAGCTCAATCCTCAAGATGCTTGGCTTCCCATCACTGAATCTCGCAATGGAAATGCTCACTATGCTGCATTCCACAACCTCAATGCTGGTGTTGGTTTCCAGGCCCTTGTTTTGCCTGTTGCTTTTGCTTATCTTGGCTG gagtTGGGGAATCCTTTCTTTAACAATAGCATATTGTTGGCAACTGTACACTTTATGGCTTTTGGTTCAGCTGCATGAAGCTGTTCCTGGGAAAAGGTACAACAGATATGTGGAGCTTGCTCAAGCAGCATTTG GGGAAAGATTAGGGGTGTGGCTTGCTCTCTTCCCAACTGTTTATTTATCAGCAGGAACTGCAACTGCATTGATCCTTATAGGAGGGGAAACCATGAAACTCTTCTTCCAAATAGTTTGTGGTCCAACGTGTACCTCAAATCCTTTAACCACAGTGGAGTGGTACCTGGTTTTCACTTCTCTATCCATTGTCCTGTCTCAGCTTCCAAACCTCAATTCAATTGCAGGGCTCTCACTCATAGGTGCTGTGACAGCAATCACTTACTCCACCATGGTTTGGGTTCTATCTGTGAGCCAACAAAGGCCACCCTCCATCTCTTATGAACCTTTGTCATCGCCATCATCTTCTGCATCTTTGTTTCTTGCCTTGAATGCTCTTGGAATCGTAGCATTTTCTTTCAGAGGCCACAATTTGGCACTAGAGATTCAG gcTACAATGCCTTCGACTTTTAAGCACCCGGCTCGTGTGCCAATGTGGAAAGGTGCCAAGGTTGCTTATTTCTTCATTGCATTGTGCCTCTTTCCTATTGCTATTGGAGGATTTTGGGCCTATGGAAACCAA ATGCCTTCTGGAGGGATTCTCACTGCTTTATATGGATTTCACAGTCATGACATATCAAGAGGACTTCTAGCATTGACATTCCTCCTTGTTGTGTTCAACTGTTTAAGCAGTTTCCAGATATACTCAATGCCTGCTTTCGACAGTTTTGAAGCCGGTTACACGAGCAGGACTAACCGGCCATGCTCAATATGGGTGAGGTCAGGTTTTCGAGTATTCTATGGATTTGTGTCATTCTTCATAGGAGTGGCACTTCCCTTCCTCTCAAGCCTTGCCGGTTTGTTAGGAGGACTAACTCTTCCGGTGACTTTTGCATATCCTTGCTTCATGTGGGTTCTCATAAAGCAGCCAACAAAGTACAGCTTCAACTGGTACTTCAACTGGATTCTTGGTTGGTTAGGTGTTGGTTTCAGCTTGGCCTTTTCCATTGGAGGTATTTGGAGCATGGTCAATGATGGTCTCAAGTTGAAATTCTTCAAGCCCAGTTGA
- the LOC112714649 gene encoding large ribosomal subunit protein uL24z: MKFNPRVSSSRRKSRKAHFTAPSSVRRVIMSAPVSTDLRAKYNVRSMPVRKEDEVQVVRGTYKGREGKVTQVYRRKWVIHIERITREKVNGSTVNVGIHPSKVVITKLRLDKDRKSLLDRKAKGRAAADKEKGTKFAPEDIMQTVD; encoded by the coding sequence ATGAAGTTCAACCCAAGAGTATCGAGCAGCCGCCGCAAGAGCCGCAAGGCGCACTTCACGGCCCCGTCCAGCGTGCGGCGCGTGATCATGAGCGCACCCGTCTCCACCGACCTCCGCGCCAAGTACAACGTGCGCTCCATGCCGGTCCGCAAGGAAGACGAGGTTCAGGTTGTTCGTGGCACCTACAAGGGCCGTGAGGGCAAGGTCACTCAGGTCTACCGCCGCAAATGGGTGATCCACATTGAGCGCATCACTCGAGAGAAGGTTAACGGCTCCACCGTCAACGTCGGAATCCACCCTTCCAAGGTTGTTATCACCAAGCTTCGCCTCGACAAGGACCGCAAGTCTCTCCTTGACCGTAAGGCTAAGGGACGCGCCGCCGCCGATAAGGAGAAGGGCACCAAGTTCGCTCCAGAAGATATCATGCAGACCGTCGATTAA